One Aegilops tauschii subsp. strangulata cultivar AL8/78 chromosome 7, Aet v6.0, whole genome shotgun sequence genomic window carries:
- the LOC109736889 gene encoding uncharacterized protein produces the protein MVSWSEDDDSSENYYQYATSGSDDGIVKIPATTDDSEFEGTEFVLCHEHGKRAERLVAFEGIHTGRRFLACAVKDGKNYGLVEWIDPSWPATMENALSKLWDMYEESKRNRTEDNLMNSFVVHKLTQEKIKLQASYERLVEDVQALLDENERRAQMKSKPDKSKLQEKYDML, from the exons aTGGTGTCCTGGAGTGAGGATGATGACAGCAGTGAGAATTATTACCAGTACGCCACCTCAGGTTCAGACGATGGCATCGTGAAG ATCCCTGCTACCACGGATGACTCCGAATTCGAGGGCACTGAATTTGTTTTGTGCCATGAACACGGGAAGCGAGCAGAGAGACTTGTTGCTTTCGAGGGCATCCATACTGGCAGGAGGTTCCTTGCCTGTGCTGTGAAG GATGGTAAAAACTATGGACTAGTTGAATGGATTGATCCATCTTGGCCAGCTACAATGGAGAATGCACTGTCCAAGTTGTGGGATATGTATGAAGAGTCCAAGAGAAACAGGACTGAGGACAATCTGATGAACTCATTTGTTGTTCACAAACTGACACAAGAGAAGATCAAGCTGCAAGCCAGTTATGAGAGGTTGGTTGAAGATGTCCAAGCCCTTTTGGATGAGAATGAGAGGAGGGCCCAGATGAAAAGTAAGCCTGACAAGAGCAAGCTCCAGGAGAAGTATGACATGttgtaa